One stretch of Pararhizobium qamdonense DNA includes these proteins:
- a CDS encoding dihydrodipicolinate synthase family protein, whose protein sequence is MSATLPLPRADGSLEIYRLTGTPIARPQTVPVFNRIAYAAAHVVSDPLRDLDPWGRPAIDWERTMAFRHHLWALGFKIAEAMDTSQRGMGLNWAGAQELIRRSLTEARSVPGADLACGAGTDHLSPADTRSLDDVIRAYETQVGFVELEGGRSIMMASRALARIAASPDDYRKVYGRILSQTKDKVVLHWLGDMFDPQLKGYWGSENFETALDTVLSIIEDNKSKVEGIKISLLDNACEVALRNRLPGDILCFTGDDFNYAELIEGDGQKYSHALLGIFDAVAPSASKALAALASGDTGTFRAVIEPTVPLSRKIFEAPTQYYKAGVVFLAWLNGHQRHFTMPAGMQSARGVLHYADIFRLADKANVLDMPDMAAERMKAFLVTQGF, encoded by the coding sequence ATGTCCGCCACCCTGCCGCTGCCGCGCGCCGACGGTTCGCTTGAGATCTACCGCTTGACGGGAACCCCGATCGCGCGGCCGCAGACGGTCCCCGTCTTCAACCGCATCGCCTATGCGGCCGCCCATGTCGTCTCCGATCCGCTGCGCGATCTCGACCCCTGGGGCCGGCCTGCGATCGACTGGGAGCGGACCATGGCGTTTCGCCATCACCTCTGGGCGCTCGGCTTCAAGATCGCAGAAGCGATGGACACTTCGCAACGCGGCATGGGTCTGAACTGGGCGGGTGCGCAGGAACTCATCCGCCGGTCGCTCACGGAGGCCCGCAGCGTGCCGGGCGCCGATCTCGCCTGCGGCGCGGGCACCGATCATCTTTCCCCCGCCGATACCCGCTCGCTCGACGACGTCATCCGCGCCTATGAAACCCAGGTCGGCTTTGTCGAATTGGAAGGCGGCCGGTCGATCATGATGGCAAGCCGTGCGCTTGCGCGCATCGCCGCATCGCCGGACGATTACCGCAAGGTCTACGGCCGCATCCTGTCGCAGACCAAGGACAAGGTGGTGCTGCACTGGCTCGGCGATATGTTCGATCCGCAGCTGAAAGGTTATTGGGGCTCGGAAAATTTTGAAACCGCGCTCGATACCGTGCTTTCGATCATCGAGGACAACAAGTCCAAGGTCGAAGGCATCAAGATCTCGCTGCTCGATAACGCCTGCGAAGTCGCCCTGCGCAACCGCCTGCCCGGCGATATCCTCTGCTTTACCGGCGACGATTTCAATTATGCCGAACTGATCGAAGGCGACGGGCAGAAATACAGCCATGCCCTGCTCGGCATCTTCGACGCCGTCGCGCCATCCGCCTCAAAGGCGCTGGCTGCACTGGCATCGGGCGATACCGGTACGTTCCGCGCGGTGATCGAGCCGACCGTGCCGCTGTCGCGGAAGATCTTCGAGGCGCCGACGCAATATTACAAGGCGGGCGTCGTCTTCCTCGCCTGGCTGAACGGCCATCAACGGCATTTCACCATGCCCGCCGGCATGCAATCCGCCCGTGGCGTCCTGCACTATGCCGACATTTTCCGCCTGGCCGACAAGGCCAATGTCCTGGATATGCCGGATATGGCGGCGGAGCGGATGAAGGCGTTTCTGGTTACGCAAGGGTTTTGA
- a CDS encoding LacI family DNA-binding transcriptional regulator, which yields MGKERVTVIDIAHAAGVSKSTVSLVLQASPLVNEATRAKVNAVIRDLGYVYNRGAANLRQSNSKSKIIGIVVNDLTNSFFAELAVGVDMVVQSAGYVQFLANTAESVDRQREVIASMREHGISGLILSPARGTDASDLKPLVASGIPVVNVVRQVAGAKVSSLVSDNHAGMRDAVRHLAGLGHHRIAFLGGFPDTAVFNERMQGYRDALSDMDLAVHDELVVSSAPSRAGGVAAIQRALLLRERPTAAVCFNDAVAFGVCDGLRAHRLDPGEDFAVIGFDDVIEAQTAVPALTTISVDPQGMGRRAAQLLLKQINAGRADAEAIVSSVRLVVRQSCGAAIDKRERLSLL from the coding sequence GTGGGTAAGGAACGGGTGACAGTCATCGATATTGCGCATGCCGCCGGCGTGTCGAAATCGACCGTGTCGCTCGTGCTGCAGGCAAGCCCGCTCGTCAACGAGGCGACCCGCGCCAAGGTCAATGCCGTCATCCGCGATCTCGGCTATGTCTATAATCGCGGTGCGGCCAACCTGCGCCAATCGAATTCCAAGTCGAAGATCATTGGCATCGTCGTCAACGATCTGACCAACAGCTTCTTTGCCGAGCTTGCCGTCGGCGTCGATATGGTCGTGCAGTCGGCCGGTTATGTGCAGTTCCTCGCCAACACCGCCGAAAGCGTCGATCGCCAGCGCGAGGTCATTGCCTCGATGCGCGAACATGGCATTTCCGGCCTGATCCTCTCGCCGGCGCGCGGCACCGATGCTTCGGATCTGAAGCCGCTGGTGGCGAGCGGTATCCCCGTCGTCAATGTCGTGCGGCAGGTCGCCGGCGCCAAAGTGTCGTCGCTGGTATCGGACAATCATGCCGGCATGCGCGACGCGGTCCGTCATCTCGCCGGGCTTGGCCATCACCGCATCGCCTTTCTTGGCGGTTTTCCCGATACGGCCGTATTTAATGAGCGGATGCAGGGCTATCGCGATGCGCTGTCGGATATGGATCTCGCCGTGCATGACGAGCTTGTTGTCAGTTCGGCGCCGTCACGGGCAGGGGGCGTTGCCGCCATTCAGCGGGCGCTGCTGTTGCGCGAGCGGCCGACGGCGGCCGTGTGCTTCAACGATGCTGTCGCCTTCGGTGTCTGCGATGGCCTGCGGGCGCACCGGCTTGACCCGGGCGAGGATTTTGCCGTGATCGGGTTCGACGATGTCATCGAGGCGCAGACGGCGGTGCCGGCGCTGACGACGATCTCGGTCGATCCGCAGGGCATGGGGCGGCGGGCAGCGCAGCTTCTTTTGAAACAGATCAATGCCGGACGGGCGGACGCGGAAGCGATCGTCAGCTCTGTGCGGCTGGTGGTGCGCCAGAGTTGCGGCGCCGCCATCGACAAGCGGGAAAGGCTATCCTTGTTATGA
- a CDS encoding Gfo/Idh/MocA family protein: protein MTRWGLIGASTIAHEWVIDAIRAVGGEIVSVMSTSAERGATYAADHGIAKSVTSLAELVGDPDVEAVYISTTNELHRDQLIAAAKAGKHILCEKPLATSLEDARVMVKAARNAGVVMATNHHLRGAATHRAMREAIAQGRIGKPLAARVCHAGYLPAHLQGWRLDRPEAGGGVILDITVHDTDTLRFVLGDDPVEAVALGQYGGMAKAGLEDAAMGVLRFKSGLIAQFHDGFTTKYAVTGFEVHGSEGSLIARNCMTQKPIGTVTLRNAEGETELTLDHRNLYENTLIAFDAAITGKGQPLCGGEDGVWSLATGLAVMQAAASGNAVAIEPGL, encoded by the coding sequence ATGACACGTTGGGGTTTGATCGGGGCAAGTACGATTGCCCATGAATGGGTGATCGATGCGATCCGTGCCGTTGGCGGCGAGATCGTTTCGGTGATGAGCACCAGTGCGGAACGGGGCGCCACCTATGCCGCAGACCATGGCATTGCCAAATCGGTGACCAGCCTTGCCGAGCTTGTCGGCGATCCCGATGTCGAGGCCGTCTACATCTCTACCACCAATGAATTGCACCGCGACCAGCTGATCGCGGCGGCCAAGGCCGGAAAGCATATTCTGTGCGAAAAGCCGCTGGCGACCTCGCTTGAGGATGCCCGCGTCATGGTCAAGGCCGCGCGTAATGCCGGTGTGGTCATGGCGACCAACCATCACCTGCGGGGGGCTGCCACGCACCGCGCGATGCGCGAGGCGATTGCGCAAGGCCGGATCGGCAAGCCGCTGGCGGCCCGCGTCTGCCATGCCGGTTACCTTCCGGCGCACCTGCAAGGCTGGCGTCTCGACAGGCCGGAAGCGGGCGGCGGCGTCATTCTGGATATCACCGTGCACGACACCGACACGCTGCGCTTCGTACTTGGCGACGATCCGGTCGAAGCCGTGGCGCTCGGCCAGTATGGCGGCATGGCCAAGGCCGGTCTGGAAGATGCGGCCATGGGCGTCCTGCGCTTCAAGTCGGGTTTGATTGCCCAGTTCCATGATGGGTTCACCACAAAATATGCGGTGACCGGCTTTGAGGTTCACGGTTCCGAGGGATCGTTGATCGCGCGCAACTGCATGACGCAGAAGCCGATCGGTACCGTCACCCTGCGCAATGCCGAGGGCGAGACGGAGCTGACGCTCGACCACCGCAATCTCTATGAGAACACGCTGATCGCCTTCGATGCGGCCATCACCGGCAAAGGCCAGCCGCTTTGCGGCGGCGAAGACGGCGTCTGGTCGCTGGCGACAGGGCTTGCGGTCATGCAGGCGGCGGCCAGCGGCAATGCCGTCGCGATCGAACCGGGACTTTGA
- a CDS encoding acyl CoA:acetate/3-ketoacid CoA transferase codes for MSKHITPAEAAALIPDGAIVSVSSSSGLGCPDLMLKAIGEHFDATGHPRDLTTLHPIAAGDMSGIKGVDYIAKKGLLKKIIGGSYPSGPSTSEPPLIWQMIGNDEVAAYNIPSGVLFDMHREAAAKRPGVLTKIGLDTFVDPARQGCAMNASAAAEPVVKRMEFEGEDWLYFKAIVPQVAIIRATTADERGNLTYEHEGATLGGLDQALAARNNGGIVIAQVKRITKSGSMKPHEVRVPGMLVDYVIVDPDQKQTTLTDYDPAISGEIFRPLDSFRVPEFNIQKVIARRVAQELQGGSCVNLGFGISANVPRILLEEGLHGSVTWVIEQGAVGGVPLLDFAFGCASNADAFMPSPYQFTYFQGAGFDASLLSFLEIDRSGSVNVSKLSFRPHVTAGAGGFVDITARAKKIVFSGMFNAGAKLSMADSKLVIEKEGKLKKLVNEVEHVTFSGRRAVEQGQDITYVTERCVMKLTADGIVLTEIAPGVDLQTHILDQSEFPLIVSDTLKVMDAALFHEAPIGLTLPQKPVRTLKGASHG; via the coding sequence ATGAGCAAGCATATCACCCCGGCCGAGGCCGCGGCCCTGATCCCCGATGGGGCGATCGTTTCCGTGTCGTCGTCAAGCGGGCTTGGATGCCCGGATCTGATGCTGAAGGCGATCGGCGAGCATTTCGATGCCACCGGCCATCCGCGCGATCTGACGACGCTGCATCCGATTGCCGCCGGCGACATGAGCGGCATCAAGGGCGTGGATTACATCGCCAAGAAGGGTCTTTTGAAAAAGATCATCGGCGGGTCCTACCCGTCGGGCCCGTCCACATCCGAGCCGCCGCTGATCTGGCAGATGATCGGCAATGATGAGGTTGCCGCCTACAATATTCCCTCCGGCGTTCTCTTCGACATGCATCGCGAAGCTGCGGCCAAGCGTCCGGGCGTGCTGACCAAGATCGGCCTCGACACGTTCGTCGATCCCGCGCGCCAGGGCTGCGCCATGAACGCGTCGGCTGCGGCCGAGCCGGTCGTCAAGAGGATGGAATTCGAGGGCGAGGACTGGCTCTATTTCAAGGCCATCGTGCCGCAGGTGGCAATCATCCGGGCGACGACGGCCGATGAGCGCGGCAACCTGACCTATGAGCATGAGGGCGCCACTCTCGGCGGCCTCGACCAGGCGCTGGCGGCCCGCAATAATGGCGGCATCGTCATTGCGCAGGTCAAGCGCATCACCAAATCCGGCTCGATGAAGCCGCATGAGGTGCGCGTGCCCGGTATGCTGGTCGATTATGTCATCGTCGATCCCGACCAGAAGCAGACAACGCTGACGGATTACGATCCTGCGATTTCAGGCGAAATCTTCCGGCCGCTCGACAGCTTTCGCGTGCCGGAGTTCAATATCCAGAAGGTCATCGCGCGGCGGGTCGCGCAGGAGCTTCAGGGTGGTTCTTGCGTCAATCTCGGCTTCGGCATCTCGGCCAATGTGCCGCGTATCCTGTTGGAGGAAGGCCTGCATGGCTCGGTCACCTGGGTGATCGAACAGGGCGCTGTCGGGGGCGTACCGCTGCTCGATTTCGCCTTCGGCTGCGCCTCGAATGCCGATGCCTTCATGCCGTCGCCCTATCAGTTCACCTATTTCCAGGGCGCCGGTTTCGACGCTTCGCTCCTGTCCTTCCTCGAGATCGACAGGTCCGGTTCGGTCAACGTCTCGAAACTCTCCTTCCGGCCGCATGTGACGGCCGGGGCGGGCGGGTTCGTCGATATTACCGCGCGGGCCAAGAAGATCGTGTTTTCCGGCATGTTCAATGCCGGGGCCAAGCTCTCGATGGCGGATAGCAAGCTGGTGATCGAAAAGGAAGGCAAGCTGAAGAAGCTGGTCAACGAGGTCGAGCACGTCACTTTCTCCGGCCGCCGCGCGGTCGAACAGGGGCAGGACATCACCTATGTCACCGAGCGCTGCGTCATGAAGCTGACCGCAGATGGCATCGTGCTGACGGAGATCGCGCCGGGCGTCGATTTGCAGACGCATATTCTCGACCAGTCGGAATTCCCGCTGATCGTTTCCGATACGCTCAAGGTCATGGATGCAGCGCTGTTCCATGAGGCCCCGATCGGTCTGACGCTGCCGCAAAAGCCGGTCCGCACGCTGAAGGGAGCGTCGCATGGCTGA
- a CDS encoding enoyl-CoA hydratase/isomerase family protein, whose amino-acid sequence MADERIKIDVAGAIATLTVARPDKLNAFDIDMLKALSSACDTVEADGDIRVVILTGEGKAFSAGGDIKAWGAMTPNEFGHQWVRFGHRVFERLATLRMPVIAAINGHTLGGGLELAAAADIRIAETQVKIGLPETSLGMVPGWSGTQRLVKRFGAQTVRRMVLGGEVFTADEASALGLVDAVVATGTVLDAARDYAGRIAKRGPAALEICKLMIASANGEDNGTAVEALGSILAAKTGDMKEGVAAFASKRPAQFKGEW is encoded by the coding sequence ATGGCTGATGAGCGGATCAAGATAGATGTCGCTGGCGCGATCGCCACGCTCACGGTTGCGCGGCCGGACAAGCTGAATGCCTTCGATATCGACATGCTGAAGGCACTGTCTTCTGCCTGCGATACGGTGGAAGCGGATGGCGATATCCGCGTCGTGATCCTGACGGGGGAGGGCAAGGCCTTTTCCGCCGGCGGCGACATCAAGGCCTGGGGGGCGATGACCCCCAACGAATTCGGTCATCAATGGGTGCGCTTCGGACACCGCGTGTTCGAGCGGCTGGCGACTTTGCGCATGCCGGTGATTGCCGCGATCAACGGCCACACACTCGGCGGCGGGCTGGAGCTGGCGGCGGCGGCGGACATCCGCATCGCCGAAACCCAGGTGAAGATTGGCCTGCCGGAAACCAGCCTTGGCATGGTGCCCGGCTGGTCGGGTACGCAGCGTCTCGTCAAGCGTTTTGGTGCGCAGACGGTGCGCCGGATGGTTCTGGGCGGCGAGGTGTTTACAGCTGACGAGGCAAGCGCATTGGGACTGGTCGATGCCGTTGTGGCGACCGGAACGGTGCTGGACGCAGCCCGCGATTATGCCGGGCGTATCGCCAAGCGCGGTCCGGCGGCGCTGGAAATCTGCAAGCTGATGATTGCGTCTGCCAATGGCGAAGACAACGGTACCGCCGTCGAAGCGCTGGGATCGATCCTGGCGGCCAAGACCGGCGACATGAAAGAGGGCGTTGCGGCTTTTGCCAGCAAGCGCCCCGCGCAATTCAAGGGAGAATGGTAA